In Oryza sativa Japonica Group chromosome 3, ASM3414082v1, one DNA window encodes the following:
- the LOC107275273 gene encoding U-box domain-containing protein 57-like — protein MARLPYMDPEFNTTGELTTLSDVYSLGVIILQLLTEMPPLTLSEKVAEALESDSLHLLIDKSAGDWPYIQAKQLALIGLSCTEMTRKKRPDLLTKVWKVVEPLTRKPLAATWPYLQSATGDSCVPSAFICPISLEIMKDPQMASDGFTYEAEAIRSWFDRGNILGY, from the exons ATGGCAAGGCTGCCATACATGGACCCTGAGTTCAACACCACCGGGGAGCTCACAACACTCTCTGATGTCTACTCGCTGGGTGTTATCATCCTACAGCTCTTGACCGAAATGCCCCCCTTAACTCTATCAGAGAAAGTTGCAGAGGCATTGGAGAGTGATAGCTTGCACTTGCTGATAGATAAATCTGCAGGGGACTGGCCGTACATTCAAGCCAAACAGTTAGCACTCATTGGCCTTAGCTGCACTGAAATGACGAGGAAGAAACGGCCTGATCTCTTAACCAAAGTGTGGAAAGTTGTTGAGCCCCTGACGAGGAAGCCTCTTGCAGCCACCTGGCCATACTTGCAATCAGCAACAGGAGATAGTTGTGTCCCTTCTGCTTTCATTTGTCCAATCAGCCTG GAGATCATGAAAGATCCTCAAATGGCATCTGATGGATTCACCTATGAAGCAGAAGCCATAAGAAGCTGGTTTGATAGAGGGAATATATTAG GTTACTAG
- the LOC4333146 gene encoding ubiquitin C-terminal hydrolase 12: protein MPPPPPPLPLHHQIIKVARDEDFRSRIGNDGRYFDLVDFSAIDVFYVPNSLTVYEFKGTLMEKFGTPVQCQHLWWWARRLNKTYRVDRPLTTEEEKLSVSSLRHGGDHLNFFLEVLHPHSQPLRDQRR from the exons atgccgccgccgccgccgccgctgccgctgcaccACCAGATTATCAAG GTGGCAAGGGACGAGGATTTCCGCTCGCGTATCGGGAACGATGGCCGCTACTTCGATCTTGTCGACTTCAGCGCAATCGACGTATTCTACGTTCCGAATAGCTTGACCGTCTACGAGTTCAAG GGTACGCTCATGGAGAAATTTGGAACCCCTGTGCAATGTCAACACCtctggtggtgggctagacgactaAACAAAACATACCGTGTAGACAGGCCATTGACAACCGAAGAGGAGAAACTATCT GTATCaagcctaaggcatggtggcgATCATCTAAACTTTTTCTTGGAG GTGCTCCACCCTCATTCCCAACCACTCAGAGATCAACGAAGATGA
- the LOC4333147 gene encoding U-box domain-containing protein 57 isoform 2 (isoform 2 is encoded by transcript variant 2): MTILRFKEKLTEKFGTPLQCQRLWWWARRQNNTYRVDRPLTTEEENLPVESLISALCFEGDHLQLFLEVLNTNSLPTWSNMDDALVFLKHYDPGKAQLRYVGLLSVKVASRPSEILPKLRSLAGFCLSEMIELYEIITGDIICFQKILKPPDIPKYPSVASFLQHVCDRKTYEEVRKVHILEEEIVTLKHQADTYLVQKEKAVTAYDQLKHERDNAVQQVNELRDQSTHIILDFSRKDMEQATEHFKNAREVGDTEYGHTYKGMIHNMKVLIKLSSSQKLFQQEVSILRQWRHPNIITFIGVCSEVSALVYEWLPNGNLEDRIICTNNSAPLSWYNRTQIIGEICCALLFLHSNKSTALVHGDLRPCNILIDANYRSKICNFGMSNLFLQLGTFPPNLTARLPYMDPEFNTTGELTTLSDVYSLGVIILRLLTGMPPLTLSEKVAEALGSDSLHLLIDKSAGDWPYIEAKQLALIGLSCTGMTRKKRPDLLNEVWIVIEPLTRKPPAATWPYLQSASGDSSVPAAFICPISMEIMKDPQVASDGFTYEAEAIRCWFDRGISRSPMTNLALPNLNLVPNRVLRSFIHGYLQQQQPNPAYQQQLSET; this comes from the exons ATGACCATCCTCCGATTCAAG GAGAAGCTCACGGAGAAATTTGGAACCCCTCTGCAATGTCAACGCCTgtggtggtgggctagacgtcAGAACAACACATACCGTGTTGACAGGCCGTTGACAACCGAAGAGGAGAATCTACCT GTAGAAAGTCTAATTTCAGCATTGTGTTTCGAAGGAGATCATCTACAGCTTTTTCTGGAG GTGCTCAACACTAATTCCCTACCAACATGGAGCAACATGGATGATGCACTGGTGTTTCTAAAGCATTATGACCCAGGGAAAGCACAGCTAAG GTATGTTGGATTGCTGTCCGTGAAAGTTGCATCGAGGCCTTCAGAAATTCTTCCAAAACTAAGAAGTCTAGCTGGTTTCTGTTTAAGCGAAATGATAGAATTGTACGAG ATTATAACTGGGGACATTATTTGCTTCCAAAAAATCTTGAAGCCACCGGACATACCAAAATATCCTTCTGTTGCATCTTTTCTCCAGCATGTTTGTGATCGGAAG ACGTATGAAGAAGTGAGGAAGGTACACATTTTAGAAGAGGAGATTGTTACATTAAAACACCAGGCTGATACATATCTTGTTCAGAAAGAAAAGGCCGTAACAG CGTATGATCAGTTGAAACATGAACGAGACAATGCTGTGCAACAAGTGAATGAATTACGCGACCAGAGCACACATATCATTCTCGATTTCTCCCGCAAGGACATGGAGCAAGCAACAGAACATTTCAAAAATGCTAGGGAGGTTGGTGATACTGAATATGGGCACACATATAAAGGCATGATACACAATATGAAGGTGTTAATCAAGCTGTCCAGTTCCCAAAAGTTATTTCAACAAGAG GTCTCTATTCTTCGCCAATGGAGACATCCAAATATTATCACATTCATAGGAGTATGCTCGGAGGTCTCCGCTCTAGTATATGAATGGCTACCTAATGGAAATCTTGAAGACCGCATTATTTGCACAAATAATTCTGCACCTCTCTCTTGGTACAACCGCACACAGATCATTGGGGAGATTTGTTGTGCTCTGCTTTTCCTTCATTCGAACAAGTCTACTGCTTTGGTCCATGGTGATCTCAGGCCTTGCAACATCCTCATTGATGCCAACTACAGAAGCAAGATCTGCAACTTTGGTATGTCCAACCTGTTTCTGCAGCTTGGGACCTTCCCACCAAACCTGACGGCAAGGCTGCCGTACATGGACCCTGAGTTCAACACCACCGGAGAGCTCACAACACTCTCTGATGTCTACTCACTGGGTGTTATCATCCTACGGCTCTTGACCGGAATGCCCCCCTTAACTCTATCAGAGAAAGTTGCAGAAGCATTGGGGAGTGATAGCTTGCACTTGCTGATAGATAAATCTGCAGGGGACTGGCCTTACATTGAAGCCAAACAATTAGCACTCATTGGCCTTAGCTGCACTGGAATGACGAGGAAGAAACGGCCTGATCTCTTAAACGAGGTGTGGATAGTTATTGAGCCCCTCACGAGGAAGCCTCCTGCAGCCACCTGGCCATACTTGCAATCAGCATCAGGAGATAGCAGTGTACCTGCTGCTTTTATTTGTCCAATTAGCATG GAGATCATGAAAGATCCGCAAGTGGCATCTGATGGATTCACCTATGAAGCGGAGGCCATAAGGTGCTGGTTTGATAGAGGGATTAGTAGGTCTCCGATGACGAATTTGGCCCTTCCCAATCTCAATCTCGTCCCTAATCGTGTCCTCCGTTCTTTCATCCATGGGTAtcttcagcagcagcagccgaacCCTGCTTACCAACAGCAGTTGTCAGAAACCTAG
- the LOC4333147 gene encoding U-box domain-containing protein 57 isoform X3: MDDALVFLKHYDPGKAQLRYVGLLSVKVASRPSEILPKLRSLAGFCLSEMIELYEIITGDIICFQKILKPPDIPKYPSVASFLQHVCDRKTYEEVRKVHILEEEIVTLKHQADTYLVQKEKAVTAYDQLKHERDNAVQQVNELRDQSTHIILDFSRKDMEQATEHFKNAREVGDTEYGHTYKGMIHNMKVLIKLSSSQKLFQQEVSILRQWRHPNIITFIGVCSEVSALVYEWLPNGNLEDRIICTNNSAPLSWYNRTQIIGEICCALLFLHSNKSTALVHGDLRPCNILIDANYRSKICNFGMSNLFLQLGTFPPNLTARLPYMDPEFNTTGELTTLSDVYSLGVIILRLLTGMPPLTLSEKVAEALGSDSLHLLIDKSAGDWPYIEAKQLALIGLSCTGMTRKKRPDLLNEVWIVIEPLTRKPPAATWPYLQSASGDSSVPAAFICPISMEIMKDPQVASDGFTYEAEAIRCWFDRGISRSPMTNLALPNLNLVPNRVLRSFIHGYLQQQQPNPAYQQQLSET; this comes from the exons ATGGATGATGCACTGGTGTTTCTAAAGCATTATGACCCAGGGAAAGCACAGCTAAG GTATGTTGGATTGCTGTCCGTGAAAGTTGCATCGAGGCCTTCAGAAATTCTTCCAAAACTAAGAAGTCTAGCTGGTTTCTGTTTAAGCGAAATGATAGAATTGTACGAG ATTATAACTGGGGACATTATTTGCTTCCAAAAAATCTTGAAGCCACCGGACATACCAAAATATCCTTCTGTTGCATCTTTTCTCCAGCATGTTTGTGATCGGAAG ACGTATGAAGAAGTGAGGAAGGTACACATTTTAGAAGAGGAGATTGTTACATTAAAACACCAGGCTGATACATATCTTGTTCAGAAAGAAAAGGCCGTAACAG CGTATGATCAGTTGAAACATGAACGAGACAATGCTGTGCAACAAGTGAATGAATTACGCGACCAGAGCACACATATCATTCTCGATTTCTCCCGCAAGGACATGGAGCAAGCAACAGAACATTTCAAAAATGCTAGGGAGGTTGGTGATACTGAATATGGGCACACATATAAAGGCATGATACACAATATGAAGGTGTTAATCAAGCTGTCCAGTTCCCAAAAGTTATTTCAACAAGAG GTCTCTATTCTTCGCCAATGGAGACATCCAAATATTATCACATTCATAGGAGTATGCTCGGAGGTCTCCGCTCTAGTATATGAATGGCTACCTAATGGAAATCTTGAAGACCGCATTATTTGCACAAATAATTCTGCACCTCTCTCTTGGTACAACCGCACACAGATCATTGGGGAGATTTGTTGTGCTCTGCTTTTCCTTCATTCGAACAAGTCTACTGCTTTGGTCCATGGTGATCTCAGGCCTTGCAACATCCTCATTGATGCCAACTACAGAAGCAAGATCTGCAACTTTGGTATGTCCAACCTGTTTCTGCAGCTTGGGACCTTCCCACCAAACCTGACGGCAAGGCTGCCGTACATGGACCCTGAGTTCAACACCACCGGAGAGCTCACAACACTCTCTGATGTCTACTCACTGGGTGTTATCATCCTACGGCTCTTGACCGGAATGCCCCCCTTAACTCTATCAGAGAAAGTTGCAGAAGCATTGGGGAGTGATAGCTTGCACTTGCTGATAGATAAATCTGCAGGGGACTGGCCTTACATTGAAGCCAAACAATTAGCACTCATTGGCCTTAGCTGCACTGGAATGACGAGGAAGAAACGGCCTGATCTCTTAAACGAGGTGTGGATAGTTATTGAGCCCCTCACGAGGAAGCCTCCTGCAGCCACCTGGCCATACTTGCAATCAGCATCAGGAGATAGCAGTGTACCTGCTGCTTTTATTTGTCCAATTAGCATG GAGATCATGAAAGATCCGCAAGTGGCATCTGATGGATTCACCTATGAAGCGGAGGCCATAAGGTGCTGGTTTGATAGAGGGATTAGTAGGTCTCCGATGACGAATTTGGCCCTTCCCAATCTCAATCTCGTCCCTAATCGTGTCCTCCGTTCTTTCATCCATGGGTAtcttcagcagcagcagccgaacCCTGCTTACCAACAGCAGTTGTCAGAAACCTAG
- the LOC4333147 gene encoding U-box domain-containing protein 57 isoform 1 (isoform 1 is encoded by transcript variant 1), whose product MPPPYSHIKVVREEDFRSRIGEDGHYFDLIDFSAIEGFNVPPTMTILRFKEKLTEKFGTPLQCQRLWWWARRQNNTYRVDRPLTTEEENLPVESLISALCFEGDHLQLFLEVLNTNSLPTWSNMDDALVFLKHYDPGKAQLRYVGLLSVKVASRPSEILPKLRSLAGFCLSEMIELYEIITGDIICFQKILKPPDIPKYPSVASFLQHVCDRKTYEEVRKVHILEEEIVTLKHQADTYLVQKEKAVTAYDQLKHERDNAVQQVNELRDQSTHIILDFSRKDMEQATEHFKNAREVGDTEYGHTYKGMIHNMKVLIKLSSSQKLFQQEVSILRQWRHPNIITFIGVCSEVSALVYEWLPNGNLEDRIICTNNSAPLSWYNRTQIIGEICCALLFLHSNKSTALVHGDLRPCNILIDANYRSKICNFGMSNLFLQLGTFPPNLTARLPYMDPEFNTTGELTTLSDVYSLGVIILRLLTGMPPLTLSEKVAEALGSDSLHLLIDKSAGDWPYIEAKQLALIGLSCTGMTRKKRPDLLNEVWIVIEPLTRKPPAATWPYLQSASGDSSVPAAFICPISMEIMKDPQVASDGFTYEAEAIRCWFDRGISRSPMTNLALPNLNLVPNRVLRSFIHGYLQQQQPNPAYQQQLSET is encoded by the exons atgccgccgccgtacAGTCATATCAAG GTGGTAAGGGAAGAGGATTTCCGCTCGCGTATTGGGGAAGATGGCCACTACTTCGATCTCATCGACTTCAGCGCAATCGAGGGATTCAACGTCCCGCCTACCATGACCATCCTCCGATTCAAG GAGAAGCTCACGGAGAAATTTGGAACCCCTCTGCAATGTCAACGCCTgtggtggtgggctagacgtcAGAACAACACATACCGTGTTGACAGGCCGTTGACAACCGAAGAGGAGAATCTACCT GTAGAAAGTCTAATTTCAGCATTGTGTTTCGAAGGAGATCATCTACAGCTTTTTCTGGAG GTGCTCAACACTAATTCCCTACCAACATGGAGCAACATGGATGATGCACTGGTGTTTCTAAAGCATTATGACCCAGGGAAAGCACAGCTAAG GTATGTTGGATTGCTGTCCGTGAAAGTTGCATCGAGGCCTTCAGAAATTCTTCCAAAACTAAGAAGTCTAGCTGGTTTCTGTTTAAGCGAAATGATAGAATTGTACGAG ATTATAACTGGGGACATTATTTGCTTCCAAAAAATCTTGAAGCCACCGGACATACCAAAATATCCTTCTGTTGCATCTTTTCTCCAGCATGTTTGTGATCGGAAG ACGTATGAAGAAGTGAGGAAGGTACACATTTTAGAAGAGGAGATTGTTACATTAAAACACCAGGCTGATACATATCTTGTTCAGAAAGAAAAGGCCGTAACAG CGTATGATCAGTTGAAACATGAACGAGACAATGCTGTGCAACAAGTGAATGAATTACGCGACCAGAGCACACATATCATTCTCGATTTCTCCCGCAAGGACATGGAGCAAGCAACAGAACATTTCAAAAATGCTAGGGAGGTTGGTGATACTGAATATGGGCACACATATAAAGGCATGATACACAATATGAAGGTGTTAATCAAGCTGTCCAGTTCCCAAAAGTTATTTCAACAAGAG GTCTCTATTCTTCGCCAATGGAGACATCCAAATATTATCACATTCATAGGAGTATGCTCGGAGGTCTCCGCTCTAGTATATGAATGGCTACCTAATGGAAATCTTGAAGACCGCATTATTTGCACAAATAATTCTGCACCTCTCTCTTGGTACAACCGCACACAGATCATTGGGGAGATTTGTTGTGCTCTGCTTTTCCTTCATTCGAACAAGTCTACTGCTTTGGTCCATGGTGATCTCAGGCCTTGCAACATCCTCATTGATGCCAACTACAGAAGCAAGATCTGCAACTTTGGTATGTCCAACCTGTTTCTGCAGCTTGGGACCTTCCCACCAAACCTGACGGCAAGGCTGCCGTACATGGACCCTGAGTTCAACACCACCGGAGAGCTCACAACACTCTCTGATGTCTACTCACTGGGTGTTATCATCCTACGGCTCTTGACCGGAATGCCCCCCTTAACTCTATCAGAGAAAGTTGCAGAAGCATTGGGGAGTGATAGCTTGCACTTGCTGATAGATAAATCTGCAGGGGACTGGCCTTACATTGAAGCCAAACAATTAGCACTCATTGGCCTTAGCTGCACTGGAATGACGAGGAAGAAACGGCCTGATCTCTTAAACGAGGTGTGGATAGTTATTGAGCCCCTCACGAGGAAGCCTCCTGCAGCCACCTGGCCATACTTGCAATCAGCATCAGGAGATAGCAGTGTACCTGCTGCTTTTATTTGTCCAATTAGCATG GAGATCATGAAAGATCCGCAAGTGGCATCTGATGGATTCACCTATGAAGCGGAGGCCATAAGGTGCTGGTTTGATAGAGGGATTAGTAGGTCTCCGATGACGAATTTGGCCCTTCCCAATCTCAATCTCGTCCCTAATCGTGTCCTCCGTTCTTTCATCCATGGGTAtcttcagcagcagcagccgaacCCTGCTTACCAACAGCAGTTGTCAGAAACCTAG
- the LOC4333147 gene encoding U-box domain-containing protein 57 isoform X1, producing MPPPYSHIKVVREEDFRSRIGEDGHYFDLIDFSAIEGFNVPPTMTILRFKEKLTEKFGTPLQCQRLWWWARRQNNTYRVDRPLTTEEENLPVLNTNSLPTWSNMDDALVFLKHYDPGKAQLRYVGLLSVKVASRPSEILPKLRSLAGFCLSEMIELYEIITGDIICFQKILKPPDIPKYPSVASFLQHVCDRKTYEEVRKVHILEEEIVTLKHQADTYLVQKEKAVTAYDQLKHERDNAVQQVNELRDQSTHIILDFSRKDMEQATEHFKNAREVGDTEYGHTYKGMIHNMKVLIKLSSSQKLFQQEVSILRQWRHPNIITFIGVCSEVSALVYEWLPNGNLEDRIICTNNSAPLSWYNRTQIIGEICCALLFLHSNKSTALVHGDLRPCNILIDANYRSKICNFGMSNLFLQLGTFPPNLTARLPYMDPEFNTTGELTTLSDVYSLGVIILRLLTGMPPLTLSEKVAEALGSDSLHLLIDKSAGDWPYIEAKQLALIGLSCTGMTRKKRPDLLNEVWIVIEPLTRKPPAATWPYLQSASGDSSVPAAFICPISMEIMKDPQVASDGFTYEAEAIRCWFDRGISRSPMTNLALPNLNLVPNRVLRSFIHGYLQQQQPNPAYQQQLSET from the exons atgccgccgccgtacAGTCATATCAAG GTGGTAAGGGAAGAGGATTTCCGCTCGCGTATTGGGGAAGATGGCCACTACTTCGATCTCATCGACTTCAGCGCAATCGAGGGATTCAACGTCCCGCCTACCATGACCATCCTCCGATTCAAG GAGAAGCTCACGGAGAAATTTGGAACCCCTCTGCAATGTCAACGCCTgtggtggtgggctagacgtcAGAACAACACATACCGTGTTGACAGGCCGTTGACAACCGAAGAGGAGAATCTACCT GTGCTCAACACTAATTCCCTACCAACATGGAGCAACATGGATGATGCACTGGTGTTTCTAAAGCATTATGACCCAGGGAAAGCACAGCTAAG GTATGTTGGATTGCTGTCCGTGAAAGTTGCATCGAGGCCTTCAGAAATTCTTCCAAAACTAAGAAGTCTAGCTGGTTTCTGTTTAAGCGAAATGATAGAATTGTACGAG ATTATAACTGGGGACATTATTTGCTTCCAAAAAATCTTGAAGCCACCGGACATACCAAAATATCCTTCTGTTGCATCTTTTCTCCAGCATGTTTGTGATCGGAAG ACGTATGAAGAAGTGAGGAAGGTACACATTTTAGAAGAGGAGATTGTTACATTAAAACACCAGGCTGATACATATCTTGTTCAGAAAGAAAAGGCCGTAACAG CGTATGATCAGTTGAAACATGAACGAGACAATGCTGTGCAACAAGTGAATGAATTACGCGACCAGAGCACACATATCATTCTCGATTTCTCCCGCAAGGACATGGAGCAAGCAACAGAACATTTCAAAAATGCTAGGGAGGTTGGTGATACTGAATATGGGCACACATATAAAGGCATGATACACAATATGAAGGTGTTAATCAAGCTGTCCAGTTCCCAAAAGTTATTTCAACAAGAG GTCTCTATTCTTCGCCAATGGAGACATCCAAATATTATCACATTCATAGGAGTATGCTCGGAGGTCTCCGCTCTAGTATATGAATGGCTACCTAATGGAAATCTTGAAGACCGCATTATTTGCACAAATAATTCTGCACCTCTCTCTTGGTACAACCGCACACAGATCATTGGGGAGATTTGTTGTGCTCTGCTTTTCCTTCATTCGAACAAGTCTACTGCTTTGGTCCATGGTGATCTCAGGCCTTGCAACATCCTCATTGATGCCAACTACAGAAGCAAGATCTGCAACTTTGGTATGTCCAACCTGTTTCTGCAGCTTGGGACCTTCCCACCAAACCTGACGGCAAGGCTGCCGTACATGGACCCTGAGTTCAACACCACCGGAGAGCTCACAACACTCTCTGATGTCTACTCACTGGGTGTTATCATCCTACGGCTCTTGACCGGAATGCCCCCCTTAACTCTATCAGAGAAAGTTGCAGAAGCATTGGGGAGTGATAGCTTGCACTTGCTGATAGATAAATCTGCAGGGGACTGGCCTTACATTGAAGCCAAACAATTAGCACTCATTGGCCTTAGCTGCACTGGAATGACGAGGAAGAAACGGCCTGATCTCTTAAACGAGGTGTGGATAGTTATTGAGCCCCTCACGAGGAAGCCTCCTGCAGCCACCTGGCCATACTTGCAATCAGCATCAGGAGATAGCAGTGTACCTGCTGCTTTTATTTGTCCAATTAGCATG GAGATCATGAAAGATCCGCAAGTGGCATCTGATGGATTCACCTATGAAGCGGAGGCCATAAGGTGCTGGTTTGATAGAGGGATTAGTAGGTCTCCGATGACGAATTTGGCCCTTCCCAATCTCAATCTCGTCCCTAATCGTGTCCTCCGTTCTTTCATCCATGGGTAtcttcagcagcagcagccgaacCCTGCTTACCAACAGCAGTTGTCAGAAACCTAG
- the LOC4333147 gene encoding U-box domain-containing protein 57 isoform X2, whose protein sequence is MAEDQGESRLYAPHRQPVRQPKFGVLPITQHLSRSCEVEVLQVFRLIYWNREEIKFEPSVWCEAIDIHNTFSAGEIITGDIICFQKILKPPDIPKYPSVASFLQHVCDRKTYEEVRKVHILEEEIVTLKHQADTYLVQKEKAVTAYDQLKHERDNAVQQVNELRDQSTHIILDFSRKDMEQATEHFKNAREVGDTEYGHTYKGMIHNMKVLIKLSSSQKLFQQEVSILRQWRHPNIITFIGVCSEVSALVYEWLPNGNLEDRIICTNNSAPLSWYNRTQIIGEICCALLFLHSNKSTALVHGDLRPCNILIDANYRSKICNFGMSNLFLQLGTFPPNLTARLPYMDPEFNTTGELTTLSDVYSLGVIILRLLTGMPPLTLSEKVAEALGSDSLHLLIDKSAGDWPYIEAKQLALIGLSCTGMTRKKRPDLLNEVWIVIEPLTRKPPAATWPYLQSASGDSSVPAAFICPISMEIMKDPQVASDGFTYEAEAIRCWFDRGISRSPMTNLALPNLNLVPNRVLRSFIHGYLQQQQPNPAYQQQLSET, encoded by the exons ATGGCTGAAGATCAAGGGGAATCTCGACTTTATGCTCCCCACCGGCAACCAGTCCGCCAGCCAAAATTTGGTGTTCTTCCCATCACCCAACACTTGTCTCGTTCATGCGAGGTAGAGGTCTTGCAAGTCTTTCGACTGATCTATTGGAACCGTGAG GAAATAAAATTTGAACCTTCAGTGTGGTGTGAAGCCATTGACATTCATAATACCTTTTCAGCTGGCGAG ATTATAACTGGGGACATTATTTGCTTCCAAAAAATCTTGAAGCCACCGGACATACCAAAATATCCTTCTGTTGCATCTTTTCTCCAGCATGTTTGTGATCGGAAG ACGTATGAAGAAGTGAGGAAGGTACACATTTTAGAAGAGGAGATTGTTACATTAAAACACCAGGCTGATACATATCTTGTTCAGAAAGAAAAGGCCGTAACAG CGTATGATCAGTTGAAACATGAACGAGACAATGCTGTGCAACAAGTGAATGAATTACGCGACCAGAGCACACATATCATTCTCGATTTCTCCCGCAAGGACATGGAGCAAGCAACAGAACATTTCAAAAATGCTAGGGAGGTTGGTGATACTGAATATGGGCACACATATAAAGGCATGATACACAATATGAAGGTGTTAATCAAGCTGTCCAGTTCCCAAAAGTTATTTCAACAAGAG GTCTCTATTCTTCGCCAATGGAGACATCCAAATATTATCACATTCATAGGAGTATGCTCGGAGGTCTCCGCTCTAGTATATGAATGGCTACCTAATGGAAATCTTGAAGACCGCATTATTTGCACAAATAATTCTGCACCTCTCTCTTGGTACAACCGCACACAGATCATTGGGGAGATTTGTTGTGCTCTGCTTTTCCTTCATTCGAACAAGTCTACTGCTTTGGTCCATGGTGATCTCAGGCCTTGCAACATCCTCATTGATGCCAACTACAGAAGCAAGATCTGCAACTTTGGTATGTCCAACCTGTTTCTGCAGCTTGGGACCTTCCCACCAAACCTGACGGCAAGGCTGCCGTACATGGACCCTGAGTTCAACACCACCGGAGAGCTCACAACACTCTCTGATGTCTACTCACTGGGTGTTATCATCCTACGGCTCTTGACCGGAATGCCCCCCTTAACTCTATCAGAGAAAGTTGCAGAAGCATTGGGGAGTGATAGCTTGCACTTGCTGATAGATAAATCTGCAGGGGACTGGCCTTACATTGAAGCCAAACAATTAGCACTCATTGGCCTTAGCTGCACTGGAATGACGAGGAAGAAACGGCCTGATCTCTTAAACGAGGTGTGGATAGTTATTGAGCCCCTCACGAGGAAGCCTCCTGCAGCCACCTGGCCATACTTGCAATCAGCATCAGGAGATAGCAGTGTACCTGCTGCTTTTATTTGTCCAATTAGCATG GAGATCATGAAAGATCCGCAAGTGGCATCTGATGGATTCACCTATGAAGCGGAGGCCATAAGGTGCTGGTTTGATAGAGGGATTAGTAGGTCTCCGATGACGAATTTGGCCCTTCCCAATCTCAATCTCGTCCCTAATCGTGTCCTCCGTTCTTTCATCCATGGGTAtcttcagcagcagcagccgaacCCTGCTTACCAACAGCAGTTGTCAGAAACCTAG